The genome window CACATTTTTAAACCGCGTTAATCAGTCTTCGAGGGCGCGCACGCGCTGCATGCGTTTCTGCTCCTGCGGTGCGCCGGACGATTGCAGCGCAAAATCAAAATCAATCTGCGCAAACCGCCCTTCCACGCCAAACTCGCGCGCCAGTTGCCGGTCGTCACTGAAGCGAATCTCGGCGATCAATTCATCGCGCGTCGCATAGGCAAAATCATCATGCAGGTACGGGTCATCCGACAGGTTGATCTGCGTGGTCAAATGCCGATGCCCCGGCGCCGAAATGAAGAAGTGAATATGCGCCGGCCGCTGCCCATGACGCCCCAGTTGATCGAGCAACTGCTGGGTCGGCCCGGTCGGCGGGCAGCCATACCCTGACGGCACGATGCTGCGAAACCGGTAGTTGCCCTGGGCATCGGTCTCGATACGCCGGCGCAGGTTGAACTCGGATTGCGTCGGGTCAAACCACGAATACGTGCCGCCGGTATTGGCCTGCCACACATCGACAATCGCCCCGGCCAACGGCGTGCCGTCGGTGTCGCG of Pseudomonas fluorescens contains these proteins:
- the catA gene encoding catechol 1,2-dioxygenase; translation: MTIRLSQTAHAQQFLEEASGSLNDGGNPRTKALVYRILRDTVNIIEDLEVTPEEFWKAVNYLNELGKNQEAGLLAAGLGLEHYLDLLMDAADEAAGKSGGTPRTIEGPLYVAGAPLSKYEARLDDGKDDAVPLFMRGQVRDTDGTPLAGAIVDVWQANTGGTYSWFDPTQSEFNLRRRIETDAQGNYRFRSIVPSGYGCPPTGPTQQLLDQLGRHGQRPAHIHFFISAPGHRHLTTQINLSDDPYLHDDFAYATRDELIAEIRFSDDRQLAREFGVEGRFAQIDFDFALQSSGAPQEQKRMQRVRALED